A single genomic interval of Natator depressus isolate rNatDep1 chromosome 16, rNatDep2.hap1, whole genome shotgun sequence harbors:
- the LOC141999841 gene encoding maestro heat-like repeat family member 5, whose translation MCLWLTSVEAVKTLFSMPGYWKEFASIHFHRGWDMIASRYHYSQGVGLIARAMIEFENPQLPAVFREAITIVQSGKEEEQRTIALAFCTEFLQSPSIDTILTRSVLQAQLMDWTKDANSIIRRLSLRGLGSIVFQPEKVQFLRAQLPAILAVFCDRDGGRVLEAMHKAADIIHLLNREGLGSISQDIAVSLRPFIDDACHGASKECPRHGWGISC comes from the exons ATGTGTCTCTGGCT CACCTCAGTGGAGGCTGTGAAGACGCTTTTCTCCATGCCCGGCTACTGGAAGGAATTTGCCAGCATCCACTTTCATCGGGGTTGGGACATGATAGCCTCCCGATATCACTACTCGCAGGGGGTTGGCCTGATTGCAAG AGCCATGATCGAGTTtgagaaccctcagctccctgcagttttcagagaggcaaTCACCATCGTCcagagtgggaaggaggaggagcagagaactaTCGCCCTGGCTTTCTGCACTGAG tttctccagagtccttccattgacaccATCCTGACAAGATCAGTCCTCCAGGCACAGCTCATGGACTGGACCAAAGATGCAAATTCCATCATACGGAGGCTCAGTCTGCGAGGCCTTGGCAGTATTGTGTTCCAGCCAGAAAAG GTGCAATTCTTACGGGCCCAGCTGCCAGCAATCCTGGCCGTCTTTTGTGACAGGGATGGAGGGCGTGTCCTGGAGGCCATGCATAAAGCTGCAGACATCATCCACCTCCTCAACagggaggggcttggctccatctcccaggatattgcagtcagccttcgccccttcattgatgat gcctgccatggagcctccaaggagtgcccccgccatgggtggggaatctcctgctga
- the LOC141999896 gene encoding maestro heat-like repeat family member 5, which yields MLFRCAVFLRWAHLKTLFRSMAWDGSSQLLKCVWICLMQNNESHIPKFLFQALQYLESSQTTIRHSAARFIGNTIHHYCDLLSETVNEDGISRLYEAFHEVPLKSDRTTWYILNRYYKYLQQLENLVLGSAFE from the exons ATGCTCTTCCGCTGCGCAGTCTTCCTCAGGTGGGCTCATTTGAAGACGCTCTtccgcagcatggcctgggatggctcctcacagctcttgaagtgtgtctggatctgcttg atgcaGAACAACGagagccacatccccaaattcctgttccaggccTTACAGTACCTGGAAAGCTCACAGACAACAATAAGACATTCAGCAGCCCGATTCATTG gaaatactatccACCATTACTGCGATTTGTTGTCTGAAACCgtgaatgaagatggcatctcccgcctgtatgaag cttttcaCGAAGTGCCTTTGAAATCGGACAGGACTACGTGGTACATACTCAAcagatattataaatatttgcagcaGCTTGAAAATCTCGTGTTGGGTTCTGCATTCGAGTAG